ATACGTTTGAACAGGAAATCGATTTTCTGGTGGCGTTTCAATGACCGATAAATCTCGAACACCCAAAAGACTCATATGCAATGTTCTTGGAATCGGAGTTGCCGTTAATGTAAGTACATCTACATTCATCTTTAACTGCTTAATTCGTTCTTTATGCCTTACGCCAAAGCGTTGCTCTTCATCGACAATTAACAACCCTAAATCTTTATATTCAATTGTCTTTCCGAGTAATTTGTGTGTTCCTACAACAATATCGATAATTCCTTCTTTTAATCCTTTTTTAGTTTCATTAATTTGTTTAGTCGTTCTAAAACGACTCATCAACCTAACTTCAATCGGATATTCACTCATTCGTTCAATGATTGTCTCATAATGTTGTTGAGCAAGAATTGTTGTTGGTACTAAGAAAGCAACTTGCTTACCTTCCATAACCGCTTTAAATGCAGCTCGAACTGCAACTTCTGTCTTACCATATCCAACATCCCCACAAAGCAATCGGTCCATCGGTTTGTCATCTTCCATATCGTGTTTTATTTCATTCAAACTACGGACTTGATCAATCGTTGGTTCATATGGAAAGTCCAACTCAAACGTTTGTTGTTCACTCGTATCTTTTTGAAATTTATGCCCTTTTGCTCGACTTCTTTCTTCATATAATTTCATCAATTGTTCTGCAATATCATCAATAGATGCTCGAACTCGAGCTTTCGTTTTTTGCCAATCCGTGCCACCTAACTTATAAATTTTAGGTGTTACATTATCATTCGCGACATATTTTTGGACTAAATCCATTTGATCAATTGGAACAAATAGTTGATCAGTTCCTTTATACTGAATTTTCATATAGTCTTGATGCATTTTATTAATATACATCGTTTCAATACCTAGATACTGACCAACACCGTGGTGAATGTGGACGACATAATCGCCTTTTTTCAACTCTTGGTAAGACTTTATTTTTTCAGCATTGGTTAATTTACTAGTCGTCTTGTTTTTTCGTTTTTGTTTTGTATCACCAAATAGTTCGACATCAGTAAATAGCGCATACTTCATATACGGTAGGTCGAATCCTTCAGAAGGATGTCCTTTAGAAATAACAATGCCGCGTGTTGCCTCACGAGGTATAGTTTCCATATATACCGGTAAATCAAAGTCCATGAGCATCTGTTGGACTTTCTTCATCCGGATATCCGTCGATACGATACATTGTACAATGTACTCATCTTGCATATATTTATGCATCATAGATGAAAGAATATCATATTGACCATTAATTCCTTCAATTGGTTTACAGCTAAATTTTAATGTATGTTCAATACGAGTATCCATGTTTGTCGTAAAAAGCGATAAGAATGACGCATTATATCGTTCTACTATTGCCTTCAAATCCGTATCTAAAACACCTAGTGCATTTGGTAATGATTTATACTGCATGAGTAAATCTTGAGTGAAAGTATTCAATTCGGTAGCCGTAACACTTTCACTTTCTTCCACGCGTCGAAATTCATCGACGAGAATAATTGGTTGTGATGATTCAATGTATGATAAAATATTCCTATTATATTCATCGATTAATCCTATATATTTTCCAATAAATCGATGATTTAAATATTGATTGAATTGATAATCGATTAACTTCTTAAATGATTCCCATCCATCTTGATCTTCTTTCGTATTCGCTGCTTTAATGAGTTCATCAACTTTATCGTTCATTTGTTGTCTTAACTTTTCTCTTAAATCATCGGTCATAACAAATTCCGTTGCTTTAGGTATGACGTATGACTCCAAACGATCTTTAGATCGTTGCGAATCAATATCTATTAATTTAATATAATCAATCTCATCTCCAAATAATTCGATCCTTATAGGATCACCGTATATCGGAAAGACATCAATAATATCTCCTCTAACTGCATATTCTCCAATTGAGGTGACTCTATTACGCCGTTCATACCCTATATTTATTAGTTTTTTCAGTAATTCATCACGATCAATCGTCGTTTGATAGTCGATTTCTAAATAGTGTGATTGCCATAACTTTTTCGGTGTAACGCGCTTCATCAATCCTTCAACAGGGATAATATATATACCTTTTTGTTGATTACTTAGTGCATCTTGGAACCTAATTCTTTCTGCCAGTAGCTCTGGGCTACTTGTACTATATAATTCAAGTGCATAATTTTGTATCCCATAAACATATATAACTTGCGGTTCGCAATATTGTAATAAGTCTTGAGATAACTTTTCCGCGTAATATAAATTAGGTGTAATGATGTAAATACTTTCTTTTAACGATAAATAAGCCCGAGCAATCATCATTGCTTTGGCTGAATGCGTTAATCCTGTAATTAATGTTTGACCTGATTGGATACTCTCGCACATTTCCAAAAAGCGCGAGTCATTTTCTATCGCCCTGATCATCTAGTCAACAACTCCATTGTATCGACTCATCACATCACTAAATTTCATACCTTCTATAAACGATAAACACGCATCGGATGAATGTTGAATTACTTTGTTCATCGTCGGTTGTTCGTCTTCACTAAATCGTTGTAACACATACTTTACGATCGGGATATTATTTTGTGGTCTTCCAACACCAATTCTTATTCTTTGAAATTCTTTCGTTCCAAGGTGTTGAATCGTTGACTTAATCCCATTATGTCCACCAGCACTTCCTGTCTGACGTAACCGAATCGTTCCAACATCGATATCTAGATCATCGTATAAGACGATACAATCTGATAAATCAATTTTATAATAATCGATTATCGGACGAATCGCTTCTCCTGATAAATTCATAAACGTTTGTGGTTTAACAAGCAAAAATTGTTCACCTTGATATGTACCTTTACCGAATTGAGCTTTAAATTTATTTGAATCTAGTGTGACATTCGTTTCTTTCGCAATATAATCGATAATATCAAACCCAATATTATGTCTCGTACCTTCATATTTATTACCCGGGTTACCTAACCCAATAATACATTTCATCTTGCGTTCCCCCTAATACTTTTATTCATACGAAAAAAGCGATGGAAGTCATCCACCGCTTGTCATCTTTACAAATTATTCTTCAGAAGAGCCTTCCTCTTCTTTCTCTTCACCAATTACTTCTACTTCTTGTTCAGTACCTTCTTCAGCCGCTTCATCTTCTGCAGGCTCTTCAGTTGGAGGTACTACTGATACAACTGTCGTTTCAGCATCTTCTTCGATTGTGAAGTCACCATTAACTTTAATATCTGATACGTGGATGCTATCACCGATTTGTAATTCAGTTACATCCACTTCAATTGATTCAGGGATATTCGCTGGTGTAGCTGTAACTTCTAATTCGAATAATGGTTGATCGACAACGCCACCTTCTTTGGCACCCACTGCTTCTCCAACTAATTCAATTGTTACGCCTACTGTACGTTCTTCAGTCATGTTGATCGCGATAAAGTCGATATGTGTAATCGCATTTTTCATTGAATCAAATTGATACTCGGCAACCATGACTTTCGTTGAATTTGAATCGATGTTTAAATCGATTACACCGTTACGTCCAACTTCACGGATTGTCTTGATGAATTCAACTTCATCTACTTGAATTGGTGTGTTCTCAGTATTATATCCATAAATAATACCAGGAATTTGTCCTGCTTCTCTAATTGCTTTTTTCTCTGCGCCAGTTTGGTTAGACTTACGCGCTTGTGCTTGTAATGTTGTCATGCTAAGTTCCACCTTTCATATTATGTTGCATTCATTACGTCATATTTGATATTCACTTATGATTATTATTACATAGTATCATCGTATTAATCATAAAACAAACCATTCAATATTATAATAAAATTTTCACTATTAGTCAAATAGTGTGCTAACTGACTTATGTTCATATACTCTAACAATTGTCTCTGCGAGTAATTCACCGACAGATAATTGAGTGATCTTCGCTGTATCTTTCGCATCAGGCAATTGAATTGAGTTCGTTACCACAAGCTCTTTAATTTGTGAGTTCTCAATTCGTTCAATGGCTGGACCAGACAGCACTGGATGTGTACAACATGCATATACCTCTGTAGCACCTTTTTCAAGGAGTGCATCCGCAGCACCTGTAATTGTCCCTGCAGTATCAATAATATCGTCAATGATAATTGCTTTACGTCCTTTAATCTCCCCAACAATATTCATCACTTCGCTTACATTTGGCATCGGTCGACGCTTATCGATGATCGCAATAGGCGCTTCTAATCGATCGGCCATTTTACGCGCTCTCGTTACACCGCCATGGTCTGGTGATACGATAACAAGTTCTTCATTTTTTAAATCTTCCTTGCTTTGGAAATAGTCACTAAGTAACGGTACACCCATTAAGTGGTCAATTGGAATATCAAAGAATCCTTGGATTTGTGGTGCATGTAAATCAAGTGCAATCACTCGGTTTGCTCCACTATGCTCAATCAAATTAGCAACAAGTTTTGCAGTAATCGGTTCTCTTGAACGCGCTTTACGATCTTGACGTGCATATCCATAATACGGCATCACAACATTAATGGTTTCTGCAGAGGCACGCTTCAACGCATCGATCATGATCAGGAGTTCCATTAAATTCTCATTCACTGGCTCACTCGTTGGTTGAACGACGAATACGTCACAACCACGAACACTTTCTTCTATATTGATTTTGACTTCTTGGTCACTAAAACGTTGTACGCTTGATTTTCCGAGTTCAATCCCTAAATGTTCTACGATTTCACCTGCTAATTTTTCGTTACCTGTCAGCGTGAAAATTTTTAACTTTGAGTTTTTATATTTTTCTTCGAATGTAACCATGAATGAACCTCCATTATTTTTTGTTCTTATAATACCCTTGTTTAGTCGTTTGTCTAGATCTCGCAATTGCTAATGATTCATTTGGCACTTCATCTGTAATTGTAGAGCCCGCCGCAATAAATGAATCATCTCCTATTGTTACCGGTGCGACTAAATTCGAATTACAGCCAATAAATGCATCCTTACCGACAATCGTTTTGAATTTATTTTCACCATCGTAATTAACTGTAATCGCTCCACAACCGACATTCGTTCTTTCTCCAATTTCAGCATCGCCGATATAACTCAAATGAGATACTTTACTACCATCATGTAACTCTGCTTTTTTAATCTCTACAAAGTTACCCACTTTAACATCATTACCAAGTTGTGCTTTAGGCCTTAATTGAGCATATGGTCCTATTTTTGTTCGATGGCCAACTTTGGCTTCTGCAATATAAGAGTTCAATATCACAACATCTTCTAGTATATCACTATCAATGATTTCACTACTACTTCCAATATGACTTCGTGCCCCAATCGATGTTATTCCTTTAAGTGAAACGTTTGGTTCGATGGTAACGCCTTCACCAATTTGAACCGTAGCATCTATATACGTATGGTGCATATCTTTAATTCGAACACCATTCATTATATGATATTCATTAATTTGCAGTTTCAACAAATCGAAAAACTCGGTCAATTGAACATAGTCTGTTAACAAAGGATATTGTTCATCATCTAGTTCATATGCTTCAACATCTACATCATCATTAAGCGCTTGTGCAATTCGTTCAACAACTGTATCGCCAGTTCCTTCTAATGTAGCTCCATCAAACACTCCAAACGCAAATAATAAATCATCCTCATCTTCAATAACAATCGGTAAGTTCATAGTGACAGGTTCTTTTGTTTCATCGAATCTTGAAATTAAAAACTCATAGTCACTTTCCAACACAAATGGACAAAACGCATTAACATAAATAAACGGTGTTTCGTCATTCAACAATCCATCTATAGATGTTTTGATTGGAATGTTTAACTCTAATTGTTCAAGTCGACTAACATCTTCGGCTTTAGCAAAAATCACCGGGTTAAGACGTTCATTTAACAAAGAGTGACTCACTAATACTTCAATAGGTGTAGTATTATAACCTTTTTCAAATAAAAGGTCCGTCTGCATCGCTTCTGAAAAAATTGTTGTATCAATCACGACATTATATTCCATGTATACCTCCAGTAACTATTATACTCATACTAAATATATTATATTTTATTCAGAACACCGTTTCAAACCTTTTAAAATAAATCCTAAGACTAAAAAGAGCATATTTATCAACACACGATAAATATGCTCTATATTATTAAGATCGAGATGCAACAACGTCTACTTTAACTTTAGCGCCCTTGGGTAGTGCAGATACTTCTATACAAGATCTTGCTGGTTTGTTGCCTTGTAATTCCTCACCATAAATTTCGTTTATCACAGGAAAAGCACTTAAATCAGTAGTGTAAATGGTTGCTTTAATGATATCTGCCATAGACAATCCGTTGTCTTCCAAAATAACACGTATATTATCCATGACTTGTTCAGTTTGTTTTTCGACACTTTCTGATACCAATTCACCGTTTGCATTTAATGGAATTTGTCCAGAAGTATACACAACCCCATTCAACTCAATCGCCTGTGAATAAGGTCCGATGGCTTGAGGTGCGCGCTCTGAATGTAATATTTTTTTCATAAAGATAACCCTTTCTTCATTTATTTGCTTGTAAATGCGTTAAATAGTTTCCATGATCTACGGTAAATTGCTGTCTAAATTCATCAATATCTTCTATAGCAACAAGACTGACATAGTTATCTATTAAACGATTCTCTATCCCTTTCACTTCAGCAAGAACGCCTATTCCAACAACATTCGCTTTGAATTCGTTCATCAGATGAATAACTCCATTAATCGATCCACCCGCTCGTAAGAAATCATCCACAATTAACACATTTGAACCTTCTTTTAACGTTCTTTTACTTAATACCATCGTCTCAATTTTTCGCGTTGAACCAGAGACATAATTTATTGACACTGTTGATCCTTCTGTCACTTTATTATCTTTTCGAATGACAGCAACAGGACAGTTCATCGCATATCCCACTGCATTTGCAATGGTAATACCTTTCGTCGCAATCGTTACGACGGCATCGATACGTTCATGTTGATAAACTGTAGCAAACAACCGACCGACATCGTGCATAAGACTTGGATTCCCTACAATATCTGACATAAATAAATACCCACCAGGTAATAAACGTTCTTTATCACTTAACATGGAGCACATTGAATCGATGACCAATCTCGCCTCGGCAACACTTACTTCAGGTTGAAACAATACCCCTCCACTCGCACCAGCTGATGTTTTAATTAACCCGATTCCATTCGATTCGAACGTCTCTTTCAAAATTTGTACATCCTCACTTATTGAAGATTTTGCTTGACCAAATCGCTCTGCAAAATATGTGAGTGGAATATTAACATTAGGCTTAGATAATAAATGTTCAGTCATTAATATAATTCTCATACTTCGTTTGTATTTCATCTGCCACACCTCGAAATTCAATATACGAATAATACATTAACATTGTAACATAAAAGTTCGTGTTTTAGCCTAAAACACGAACTTTATATACATCGGTGCAACACCCTTTGATTGAATTATATACTTTATTTGCTTGTCGTTCCTTTTGACAAAGTCCAAAAACCGTTGGACCCGATCCACTCATCATCGCGATATCAACACCAGCATTGATCATCGTCTCTTTAAACTGCTTCACTTCACTAACGAATTGTTCAGTGACGAGTTCTAAATCGTTCCCCATATGCTTGACCATCTCTAGATAATCTTTGTTTTCCAACGCACGGACGAGCTTATCATTATTTATCTTCGCTTGGTGTATCTCTACGTCAAATTGATCATACACTTCTTTTGTCGACACGCCAACATTCGGTTTAGCTATGACCGCCCAACAGCTCGGTGTATTCGCAATGTGTTGTATTTTCTCACCACGCCCAGTACATCTCGCTGTTCTATTATATACACAAAAAGGAATATCCGAACCAAACTGCGCGCCAATGTTTGCCAGTTCTTCTAATGACAGTCCTAAATTAAATAACACATTCATTCCTCGTAGGGTTGCTGCCGCATCACTCGACCCACCAGCCATACCCGCTGAAATCGGGATTCGCTTAGTTAATTCTACATGGACACCTGCATCTAGGTTAAACTCTCTTATAAAATAATCAATAATTTGATAAACTAAATTACGTTTATCAGTTGGAACAAAACGATTATCAACTTCGATATGTATCGTTCCATGGTTATTGGTTTTTTGAAATACTAAATGATCCGACAAATCTATTGTTGTCATCACCATATCAACTT
The Abyssicoccus albus DNA segment above includes these coding regions:
- the mfd gene encoding transcription-repair coupling factor, producing MIRAIENDSRFLEMCESIQSGQTLITGLTHSAKAMMIARAYLSLKESIYIITPNLYYAEKLSQDLLQYCEPQVIYVYGIQNYALELYSTSSPELLAERIRFQDALSNQQKGIYIIPVEGLMKRVTPKKLWQSHYLEIDYQTTIDRDELLKKLINIGYERRNRVTSIGEYAVRGDIIDVFPIYGDPIRIELFGDEIDYIKLIDIDSQRSKDRLESYVIPKATEFVMTDDLREKLRQQMNDKVDELIKAANTKEDQDGWESFKKLIDYQFNQYLNHRFIGKYIGLIDEYNRNILSYIESSQPIILVDEFRRVEESESVTATELNTFTQDLLMQYKSLPNALGVLDTDLKAIVERYNASFLSLFTTNMDTRIEHTLKFSCKPIEGINGQYDILSSMMHKYMQDEYIVQCIVSTDIRMKKVQQMLMDFDLPVYMETIPREATRGIVISKGHPSEGFDLPYMKYALFTDVELFGDTKQKRKNKTTSKLTNAEKIKSYQELKKGDYVVHIHHGVGQYLGIETMYINKMHQDYMKIQYKGTDQLFVPIDQMDLVQKYVANDNVTPKIYKLGGTDWQKTKARVRASIDDIAEQLMKLYEERSRAKGHKFQKDTSEQQTFELDFPYEPTIDQVRSLNEIKHDMEDDKPMDRLLCGDVGYGKTEVAVRAAFKAVMEGKQVAFLVPTTILAQQHYETIIERMSEYPIEVRLMSRFRTTKQINETKKGLKEGIIDIVVGTHKLLGKTIEYKDLGLLIVDEEQRFGVRHKERIKQLKMNVDVLTLTATPIPRTLHMSLLGVRDLSVIETPPENRFPVQTYVIEHNKKFIKEAIQRELSRDGQVFYLYNKVKTIYQKQEELSLLVPEASIAIAHGQMGERELEEVMIAFVNGEYDILLTTTIIETGVDVPNANTLIVEDADRFGLSQLYQLRGRVGRSHRMSYAYLTHAPRKVLTEVAEKRLQAIKEFTDLGSGFKIAMRDLNIRGAGDLLGKEQHGFIDSVGYDLYSEMLQEAVHEKQIEHNLIEEVVEEQGPSNKSFEVEMNLLLDAYIPTDYIIDEHDKIDVYKRLQQIHHHEVDDLIDELIDRFGEYPKSVEYLIDIVEIKSMAKEAFVRTIKQQDKKVYIIISEHGSNVIHGEYLFNGLNEYGRKIQVEYKDGEITLTYHVGQGEWIKELKQIIKHIGQSYDPNE
- the pth gene encoding aminoacyl-tRNA hydrolase; amino-acid sequence: MKCIIGLGNPGNKYEGTRHNIGFDIIDYIAKETNVTLDSNKFKAQFGKGTYQGEQFLLVKPQTFMNLSGEAIRPIIDYYKIDLSDCIVLYDDLDIDVGTIRLRQTGSAGGHNGIKSTIQHLGTKEFQRIRIGVGRPQNNIPIVKYVLQRFSEDEQPTMNKVIQHSSDACLSFIEGMKFSDVMSRYNGVVD
- a CDS encoding 50S ribosomal protein L25/general stress protein Ctc; this translates as MTTLQAQARKSNQTGAEKKAIREAGQIPGIIYGYNTENTPIQVDEVEFIKTIREVGRNGVIDLNIDSNSTKVMVAEYQFDSMKNAITHIDFIAINMTEERTVGVTIELVGEAVGAKEGGVVDQPLFELEVTATPANIPESIEVDVTELQIGDSIHVSDIKVNGDFTIEEDAETTVVSVVPPTEEPAEDEAAEEGTEQEVEVIGEEKEEEGSSEE
- a CDS encoding ribose-phosphate diphosphokinase, which produces MVTFEEKYKNSKLKIFTLTGNEKLAGEIVEHLGIELGKSSVQRFSDQEVKINIEESVRGCDVFVVQPTSEPVNENLMELLIMIDALKRASAETINVVMPYYGYARQDRKARSREPITAKLVANLIEHSGANRVIALDLHAPQIQGFFDIPIDHLMGVPLLSDYFQSKEDLKNEELVIVSPDHGGVTRARKMADRLEAPIAIIDKRRPMPNVSEVMNIVGEIKGRKAIIIDDIIDTAGTITGAADALLEKGATEVYACCTHPVLSGPAIERIENSQIKELVVTNSIQLPDAKDTAKITQLSVGELLAETIVRVYEHKSVSTLFD
- a CDS encoding Rid family detoxifying hydrolase, which encodes MKKILHSERAPQAIGPYSQAIELNGVVYTSGQIPLNANGELVSESVEKQTEQVMDNIRVILEDNGLSMADIIKATIYTTDLSAFPVINEIYGEELQGNKPARSCIEVSALPKGAKVKVDVVASRS
- the purR gene encoding pur operon repressor, whose amino-acid sequence is MKYKRSMRIILMTEHLLSKPNVNIPLTYFAERFGQAKSSISEDVQILKETFESNGIGLIKTSAGASGGVLFQPEVSVAEARLVIDSMCSMLSDKERLLPGGYLFMSDIVGNPSLMHDVGRLFATVYQHERIDAVVTIATKGITIANAVGYAMNCPVAVIRKDNKVTEGSTVSINYVSGSTRKIETMVLSKRTLKEGSNVLIVDDFLRAGGSINGVIHLMNEFKANVVGIGVLAEVKGIENRLIDNYVSLVAIEDIDEFRQQFTVDHGNYLTHLQANK
- the ispE gene encoding 4-(cytidine 5'-diphospho)-2-C-methyl-D-erythritol kinase, producing MIFETANAKLNLSLDTLYKRDDGFHEVDMVMTTIDLSDHLVFQKTNNHGTIHIEVDNRFVPTDKRNLVYQIIDYFIREFNLDAGVHVELTKRIPISAGMAGGSSDAAATLRGMNVLFNLGLSLEELANIGAQFGSDIPFCVYNRTARCTGRGEKIQHIANTPSCWAVIAKPNVGVSTKEVYDQFDVEIHQAKINNDKLVRALENKDYLEMVKHMGNDLELVTEQFVSEVKQFKETMINAGVDIAMMSGSGPTVFGLCQKERQANKVYNSIKGCCTDVYKVRVLG